The proteins below come from a single Agrococcus beijingensis genomic window:
- a CDS encoding PhoH family protein: protein MPELATTPVSGSAEATGLETRQRTYVLDTSVLLSDPGAIHRFAEHSVVIPVIVIAELEKKRHDPEIGYFARKALRNLDDLRVAHQRLDFPVPTEGGGSLRVELNHTNQQVLPSGLQLGDNDSRILAVASNLAGDGLDVCVVSKDMPMRVKAASIGLSAEEYLAEQAVDSGWTGTETLALSGEQINRLYEDERLSTALVERMPLNTCLVISSERGSALGRVTRKGEISLVRGDRDVFGVHGRSAEQRLAIDLLLDNEVGIVSLGGSAGTGKSALALAAGLEAVLERRLHKKVIVFRPLYAVGGQELGYLPGDKDEKMNPWGQAIYDTLGALVSENVLDEVAARGMLEVLPLTHIRGRSLHDAFVIVDEAQSLERNVLLTVLSRIGQNSRVVLTHDVAQRDNLRVGRHDGVASVIETLKGNDLFGHITLMRSERSRIAALVTSLLEG, encoded by the coding sequence GTGCCTGAACTCGCCACCACCCCCGTCAGCGGATCCGCCGAGGCCACCGGCCTCGAGACCCGCCAGCGCACGTACGTGCTCGACACGAGCGTGCTGCTGTCCGACCCGGGGGCGATCCACCGCTTCGCCGAGCACTCGGTCGTGATCCCCGTGATCGTGATCGCCGAGCTCGAGAAGAAGCGGCACGATCCCGAGATCGGCTACTTCGCGCGGAAGGCGCTGCGCAACCTCGACGACCTGCGCGTCGCCCACCAGCGGCTCGACTTCCCCGTGCCCACCGAGGGCGGCGGCTCGCTGCGCGTCGAGCTGAACCACACGAACCAGCAGGTGCTGCCGAGCGGCCTGCAGCTGGGCGACAACGACTCGCGCATCCTGGCGGTCGCCTCGAACCTCGCCGGCGACGGACTCGACGTCTGCGTCGTCTCGAAGGACATGCCGATGCGCGTCAAGGCCGCGTCGATCGGGCTCTCGGCCGAGGAGTACCTGGCCGAGCAGGCGGTCGACTCGGGCTGGACCGGCACCGAGACGCTGGCGCTGTCGGGCGAGCAGATCAACCGGCTCTACGAGGACGAGCGGCTGTCGACCGCGCTGGTCGAGCGGATGCCGCTCAACACCTGCCTGGTGATCTCGTCGGAGCGCGGCTCGGCGCTCGGCCGCGTGACGCGCAAGGGCGAGATCTCGCTGGTGCGCGGCGACCGCGACGTGTTCGGCGTGCACGGCCGCTCGGCCGAGCAGCGGCTCGCGATCGACCTGCTGCTCGACAACGAGGTCGGGATCGTCTCGCTCGGCGGCTCGGCCGGCACCGGCAAGTCGGCGCTCGCGCTGGCCGCGGGGCTCGAGGCCGTGCTCGAGCGTCGCCTGCACAAGAAGGTCATCGTCTTCCGCCCGCTCTACGCGGTCGGCGGCCAGGAGCTCGGCTACCTGCCCGGCGACAAGGACGAGAAGATGAACCCCTGGGGGCAGGCGATCTACGACACGCTCGGCGCGCTGGTGAGCGAGAACGTGCTCGACGAGGTGGCGGCGCGGGGCATGCTCGAGGTGCTGCCGCTCACGCACATCCGGGGCCGCTCGCTGCACGACGCGTTCGTGATCGTCGACGAGGCGCAGTCGCTCGAGCGCAACGTGCTGCTGACGGTGCTCAGCCGCATCGGACAGAACTCGCGGGTGGTGCTCACGCACGACGTCGCGCAGCGCGACAACCTGCGCGTGGGTCGGCACGACGGCGTCGCGAGCGTCATCGAGACGCTGAAGGGCAACGACCTCTTCGGCCACATCACGCTGATGCGCTCGGAGCGCTCGCGCATCGCGGCGCTGGTGACGAGCCTGCTGGAGGGCTGA
- a CDS encoding winged helix DNA-binding domain-containing protein: MRSITAASITAAEARRMRLVAHAFGAPGRTPAQAVARMVAVQGQDLPAVLRAIAIRSAPGTTLDDVRAAFDRGELVRSWAMRGTLFVATPADLAVLHAATAGRMRPQEWRMCAVRGIDEALADRAAEVLVGLLDAGPTARPAVLDAWQAAGIDTGGGRGYHLLALLAYDGLVRFGPFDGAAQLLVGGAAPAVPDPQAALDEALLRFALARAPVRPDDAAWWLGLPKRAIRASLERATGSDGSGALERVLVGDEPMLVAAGSEPGRRAGVTLVPGFDEWLLGYQDRSLVASPAALAAIVPGGNGVFRPAVLVDGRVVGSWRWPAGAGRDGQPLLELVEPVAAGTAAAIERALRRWPHR, encoded by the coding sequence ATGCGCTCGATCACCGCTGCCTCGATCACCGCTGCAGAGGCGAGGCGGATGCGGCTGGTCGCGCACGCGTTCGGCGCACCCGGGCGCACCCCCGCGCAGGCGGTCGCGCGCATGGTCGCCGTGCAGGGGCAGGATCTGCCGGCCGTGCTGCGGGCCATCGCGATCCGCTCGGCGCCCGGCACGACGCTCGACGACGTGCGGGCGGCGTTCGACCGCGGCGAGCTCGTGCGCTCTTGGGCGATGCGCGGCACGCTCTTCGTGGCGACGCCCGCCGACCTGGCCGTGCTGCACGCCGCGACCGCCGGGCGGATGCGGCCGCAGGAGTGGCGCATGTGCGCGGTGCGCGGCATCGACGAGGCCCTCGCCGACCGTGCCGCCGAGGTGCTCGTGGGGCTGCTCGACGCCGGGCCGACCGCGCGGCCGGCGGTGCTCGACGCGTGGCAGGCCGCCGGCATCGACACCGGCGGGGGCCGCGGCTACCACCTGCTGGCGCTGCTCGCCTACGACGGGCTCGTGCGCTTCGGGCCGTTCGACGGCGCCGCGCAGCTGCTCGTCGGCGGCGCGGCGCCGGCCGTGCCCGATCCGCAGGCGGCGCTCGACGAGGCGCTGCTGCGCTTCGCGCTCGCGCGCGCCCCGGTGCGGCCCGACGACGCCGCCTGGTGGCTGGGGCTGCCGAAGCGCGCGATCCGCGCCTCGCTGGAGCGCGCGACCGGGAGCGACGGCAGCGGCGCGCTGGAGCGGGTGCTGGTCGGCGACGAGCCGATGCTGGTGGCGGCGGGCAGCGAGCCCGGCAGGCGCGCGGGCGTCACGCTGGTTCCCGGCTTCGACGAGTGGCTGCTGGGCTACCAGGATCGCTCGCTCGTCGCGAGCCCGGCGGCGCTGGCCGCGATCGTGCCCGGCGGCAACGGCGTCTTCCGGCCCGCGGTGCTCGTCGACGGTCGCGTCGTGGGCAGCTGGCGCTGGCCCGCCGGCGCCGGCCGCGACGGCCAGCCGCTGCTCGAGCTGGTCGAGCCGGTCGCGGCGGGCACCGCGGCCGCCATCGAGCGGGCGCTGCGGCGCTGGCCGCACCGCTGA
- the trhA gene encoding PAQR family membrane homeostasis protein TrhA, whose translation MPAQPEPSSAADAAHPADDDAVPHLPLIEAAGDEIAEAEVEQKPSWRGWIHAVTAPLALILGIVLVTVADGAVATVSTAVYAASCVLMFGVSAVYHRFHWQERTRVVLKRLDHANIFLLIAGSYTPIALLTLPSPTDWILLTVIWGGALLGIAFRIFWLHAPRWLYVPIYLALGWAAVAFLGQIWAANAVTAALVIAGGLAYTVGAVAYGLKKPNPFPGRFGFHEIFHACTLIAFACHWTAILLVAVDPPA comes from the coding sequence ATGCCCGCCCAGCCCGAGCCCTCCTCCGCCGCCGACGCAGCGCATCCGGCCGACGACGACGCCGTGCCGCACCTGCCGCTCATCGAGGCGGCCGGCGACGAGATCGCGGAGGCCGAGGTCGAGCAGAAGCCCAGCTGGCGCGGCTGGATCCACGCCGTCACGGCGCCGCTCGCCCTGATCCTCGGCATCGTGCTCGTGACGGTCGCCGACGGCGCGGTCGCCACGGTGTCGACGGCGGTGTACGCCGCCTCGTGCGTGCTGATGTTCGGCGTCTCGGCCGTCTACCACCGCTTCCACTGGCAGGAGCGCACCCGCGTGGTGCTCAAGCGGCTCGACCACGCCAACATCTTCCTGCTGATCGCCGGCTCCTACACGCCGATCGCGCTGCTGACCCTGCCCTCCCCGACCGACTGGATCCTGCTGACCGTCATCTGGGGCGGCGCGCTGCTCGGCATCGCCTTCCGCATCTTCTGGCTGCACGCGCCGCGCTGGCTGTACGTGCCCATCTACCTGGCGCTCGGCTGGGCCGCGGTGGCGTTCCTCGGCCAGATCTGGGCGGCGAACGCGGTCACCGCGGCGCTCGTCATCGCCGGCGGCCTCGCCTACACCGTCGGCGCGGTCGCCTACGGCCTGAAGAAGCCCAACCCCTTCCCCGGCCGCTTCGGGTTCCACGAGATCTTCCACGCCTGCACGCTCATCGCCTTCGCCTGCCACTGGACGGCGATCCTGCTCGTCGCGGTCGACCCGCCCGCCTGA
- a CDS encoding trypsin-like serine peptidase: MRLARAWAVVAVAAAALSVGGCILLPPPLPGRITLPPVTPMPPPAPTSDPRPGGAGAVEPDQPITEGDETAADTGAMYAGFDGRTGTGLLPDAAVDRVLPPTDGAPVVARGIAVPESDAGDELLPGVDHRGSDNLLLTTSGRLDLASAAATFSCSGTVINSDSGLVVLTAAHCIFDDETRDWYDRIAFSPGYERGEAPFGTWVAESWWVPQQYLESNERWLDGADDNGWMGFDFGFIRFAPRDSQTLEDAVGGQGVSFTAETNGVLLAGYPGNAPFDAEVLRYCADARLDYGRGGDPNYGTECGMGDGASGAAFVSNLDAATGAGHITAVYSNAGDSGAFGPPLGVTAWNGLQRLDD, from the coding sequence ATGCGCCTCGCCCGAGCCTGGGCCGTCGTCGCCGTCGCGGCTGCAGCGCTGAGCGTCGGCGGCTGCATCCTGCTGCCGCCGCCGCTGCCGGGCCGCATCACGCTGCCGCCCGTCACGCCGATGCCGCCGCCCGCGCCGACGAGCGACCCGCGGCCGGGCGGCGCGGGCGCCGTCGAGCCCGACCAGCCGATCACCGAGGGCGACGAGACGGCCGCCGACACCGGCGCGATGTACGCCGGCTTCGACGGTCGCACGGGCACCGGGCTGCTGCCGGACGCGGCCGTCGACCGCGTGCTGCCGCCCACCGATGGCGCACCCGTGGTCGCGCGCGGCATCGCCGTGCCGGAGAGCGATGCGGGCGACGAGCTGCTGCCCGGCGTCGACCACCGCGGCAGCGACAACCTGCTGCTGACCACCTCCGGCCGGCTCGACCTCGCGAGCGCCGCGGCGACGTTCAGCTGCAGCGGCACGGTCATCAACAGCGACTCGGGCCTCGTGGTGCTGACGGCAGCCCACTGCATCTTCGACGACGAGACGCGCGACTGGTACGACCGCATCGCCTTCTCGCCCGGCTACGAGCGGGGCGAGGCGCCGTTCGGCACCTGGGTCGCCGAGTCGTGGTGGGTGCCCCAGCAGTACCTCGAGTCGAACGAGCGCTGGCTCGACGGCGCCGACGACAACGGCTGGATGGGCTTCGACTTCGGCTTCATCCGCTTCGCGCCGCGCGACAGCCAGACGCTCGAGGATGCCGTGGGCGGGCAGGGCGTGAGCTTCACCGCGGAGACGAACGGCGTGCTGCTGGCCGGGTACCCGGGCAACGCGCCGTTCGACGCCGAGGTGCTGCGCTACTGCGCCGACGCGCGCCTCGACTACGGCCGCGGCGGCGACCCCAACTACGGCACCGAGTGCGGCATGGGCGACGGCGCCTCGGGCGCCGCGTTCGTCTCGAACCTCGACGCGGCGACCGGCGCGGGGCACATCACCGCGGTCTACTCGAACGCGGGCGACTCGGGCGCCTTCGGCCCGCCGCTCGGCGTCACCGCCTGGAACGGCCTGCAGCGCCTCGACGACTAG
- a CDS encoding anti-sigma factor: MQHLPDDALAALALGEQPAPDEAAHLKACLACHDEVASLRAAAAHYRHVDVAPLPTPAGVWERIAAEIAAEPGLAGAAAAVDAGVGAAAGDAAAGEPRPADAPVTSIDVARRRRRRFSAGALIAACAASAAVAATAAVLVVAQLNGPAPSANVAQAVLDPLGPLAPTVTSARAEVVEQDGQRLLIVDADALPQVDGYLDVWLLDAQAQQMVSLGVMDRAQTRLALPADLDLAAYPIVDVSIEPYDGDPTHSGASIWRGALEG; encoded by the coding sequence ATGCAGCATCTGCCTGATGACGCGCTGGCCGCGCTCGCCCTCGGCGAGCAGCCCGCGCCCGACGAGGCCGCCCACCTGAAGGCGTGCCTCGCCTGCCACGACGAGGTCGCGTCGCTGCGCGCGGCGGCCGCGCACTACCGGCACGTCGACGTCGCTCCCCTGCCGACGCCCGCCGGCGTGTGGGAGCGGATCGCCGCCGAGATCGCCGCGGAGCCCGGCCTCGCTGGCGCCGCCGCGGCCGTGGACGCGGGAGTGGGTGCGGCGGCGGGCGACGCCGCTGCCGGCGAGCCTCGGCCGGCCGATGCGCCCGTGACGTCGATCGACGTCGCACGCCGCCGTCGCCGCCGCTTCAGCGCCGGCGCGCTCATCGCCGCGTGCGCCGCCTCGGCCGCCGTCGCGGCGACCGCAGCGGTGCTCGTCGTCGCGCAGCTGAACGGCCCGGCCCCGTCGGCGAACGTCGCGCAGGCCGTGCTTGACCCGCTCGGCCCGCTCGCGCCCACCGTCACGAGCGCCCGCGCCGAGGTCGTCGAGCAGGACGGCCAGCGGCTGCTGATCGTCGACGCGGATGCGCTGCCGCAGGTCGACGGGTACCTCGACGTCTGGCTGCTGGATGCGCAGGCGCAGCAGATGGTGAGCCTGGGCGTGATGGATCGCGCCCAGACGCGGCTCGCGCTGCCGGCCGACCTCGACCTCGCCGCCTACCCCATCGTCGACGTGTCGATCGAGCCCTACGACGGCGATCCGACCCACAGCGGCGCGAGCATCTGGCGCGGAGCGCTCGAGGGCTGA
- the uppS gene encoding polyprenyl diphosphate synthase, translating to MRLRSAPGSRLVYRYYERRLKRDLEAGATPRHIAMIIDGNRRWAREQKLASVGHGHRAGAAKLHEFVDWNAEIGVEVVTLYLLSRDNLTGRSGDELHELCEIIADLTDDLSRKPGRRIRHVGDTRGLPEPLIATLEGAVARTADQQGIVVNLAVGYGGRHEVVEAVKRILVEADGESPAAIAERLTPDLLADHLSTAGQPDPDLVIRTSGEQRLSDFMLWQSAHSEFYFVEALGPDLREVDFLRAVRAYGQRERRFGR from the coding sequence GTGCGACTGCGCAGCGCCCCGGGTTCCAGGCTCGTCTACCGCTACTACGAGCGGCGGCTGAAGCGCGACCTCGAGGCGGGCGCCACGCCCCGCCACATCGCCATGATCATCGACGGCAACCGCCGCTGGGCGCGCGAGCAGAAGCTCGCCAGCGTCGGGCACGGCCACCGCGCCGGCGCGGCGAAGCTGCACGAGTTCGTCGACTGGAACGCCGAGATCGGCGTCGAGGTCGTCACCCTCTACCTGCTCTCGCGCGACAACCTCACGGGCCGCAGCGGCGACGAGCTCCACGAGCTGTGCGAGATCATCGCCGACCTCACCGACGACCTCTCCCGGAAGCCGGGCCGACGCATCCGCCATGTCGGTGACACGCGGGGCCTGCCCGAGCCGCTGATCGCGACGCTCGAGGGCGCGGTCGCCCGCACCGCCGACCAGCAGGGCATCGTGGTCAACCTGGCCGTCGGCTACGGCGGCCGGCACGAGGTGGTCGAGGCCGTCAAGCGGATCCTCGTCGAGGCCGACGGCGAGTCGCCCGCCGCGATCGCCGAGCGCCTCACGCCCGACCTGCTCGCCGACCACCTGTCGACCGCCGGCCAGCCCGATCCCGACCTGGTGATCCGCACCTCCGGCGAGCAGCGGCTCAGCGACTTCATGCTGTGGCAGAGCGCGCACAGCGAGTTCTACTTCGTCGAGGCGCTCGGCCCCGACCTGCGCGAGGTCGACTTCCTCCGCGCGGTGCGCGCCTACGGGCAGCGCGAGCGCCGCTTCGGGCGCTGA